A genomic segment from Polyangium mundeleinium encodes:
- a CDS encoding ATP-binding cassette domain-containing protein has translation MPRPLPPRLLLEAVHARDAAAPRGASRGSLTGVSLALGAGVFAVVGAPEDGTLALSEVMTGARAPLQGRVLVEGQSPARSPLLRARIGALAAEPALPDARTVEASVALARGARGESTTRAGDVLDPFGLGHLARREPRSLSFAEARAVELALALSTPSPLLVALHEPLSDVALNLLGLVRERIRELALGGACVVVTTSSPADARALGDRVLVLHKGLVLGEADAAEPMPGGEPALVAWVRPADDTSERAPVRALARLLADRTEVRAVAWSEAEGPYPRAAELRLSGADLDACALALTDAAVEAGVVIEAVAPASPGIVQVRAAAEALLTFRRAAGLAQRRPVALPAARSARVPGALAPVAPQELSAVPNEAPAAEAPAVTNDKKPGEPGDSGEPRGGA, from the coding sequence ATGCCGCGTCCGTTGCCGCCGCGGCTCTTGCTCGAAGCCGTCCATGCGCGTGACGCCGCAGCGCCGCGCGGCGCTTCACGCGGGAGCCTGACGGGTGTGAGCCTCGCGCTCGGCGCAGGGGTGTTTGCGGTCGTGGGTGCGCCCGAGGATGGGACGCTCGCGCTCTCCGAGGTGATGACGGGAGCACGTGCTCCTTTGCAGGGGCGCGTCCTGGTCGAAGGACAATCCCCCGCGCGTTCGCCTTTGCTGCGGGCTCGGATCGGCGCGCTCGCCGCGGAGCCCGCGCTGCCGGACGCGCGCACGGTCGAGGCGTCCGTCGCGCTCGCGCGGGGGGCGCGTGGCGAGTCGACGACGCGCGCCGGCGATGTGCTCGATCCCTTCGGCCTCGGTCACCTCGCGCGCCGGGAGCCGCGCTCGCTCTCGTTCGCCGAGGCGCGCGCGGTGGAGCTCGCGCTCGCGCTCTCCACGCCGTCGCCGCTGCTCGTTGCGCTGCACGAGCCGCTCTCCGACGTCGCGCTCAACCTGCTCGGCCTCGTGCGCGAGCGGATTCGCGAGCTCGCGCTCGGCGGCGCGTGTGTCGTCGTGACGACGTCCTCGCCAGCGGATGCGCGCGCGCTCGGGGATCGTGTCCTCGTGCTGCACAAAGGGCTCGTGCTCGGAGAGGCCGACGCCGCGGAGCCCATGCCCGGCGGCGAGCCCGCGCTCGTCGCGTGGGTGCGTCCCGCGGACGATACGAGCGAACGAGCGCCGGTGCGCGCGCTCGCTCGTTTGCTCGCCGATCGAACGGAGGTGCGGGCCGTCGCGTGGAGCGAGGCCGAGGGGCCGTATCCGCGCGCCGCGGAGCTGCGTTTGTCCGGGGCTGACCTCGACGCTTGCGCGCTCGCGCTCACGGACGCAGCGGTGGAGGCCGGCGTCGTGATCGAAGCCGTCGCGCCGGCGTCGCCCGGCATCGTCCAGGTGCGCGCTGCGGCCGAGGCGTTGCTCACGTTCCGCCGCGCCGCGGGGCTCGCGCAGAGGCGGCCGGTCGCGCTCCCGGCGGCGAGGAGCGCGCGGGTGCCAGGTGCGCTCGCGCCCGTCGCGCCGCAGGAGCTTTCGGCCGTGCCGAACGAGGCGCCGGCTGCGGAAGCGCCTGCCGTCACGAACGACAAAAAGCCGGGCGAGCCGGGGGATTCAGGCGAGCCACGGGGAGGAGCATGA
- a CDS encoding DUF362 domain-containing protein, with the protein MKITSRPRVIIRRCPTYDVEQIRRIIQEGLEELDLRPHGRTLVKPNCVASGPSFPHAYTRPEFLEGVLRALQDRDDGRVRELALGERCGITLPTRTTFEGAEYYPMLKRTGVKHYHFEEEPQVEIRLTHKERLRDYVFTPEPVAKADFFVNCPKFKSHPWTTVTFSMKNYIGIQDDRHRLIDHDHRLDEKIADLQYIVQPQFIAIDAIVAGEGRMLTPIPRKLGLIIMGNSQAAFDALCCNIIGVDPYTVDHLRLASERGFGSLDLSSMDISGDVTLEEAQAMAKGFKVGLVRVEKYFEGSHITAYAGPPPEPERTDYCWGGCPGALEEAIEILRLYDDQCDEKMPRMHIVFGAYEGKIDAKPGERVVFIGDCATWSGDLHGRLVRVESLYKDRAEKDPYHAKHDDIFAKMVHVIRKFATSDPTEPLRLEGCPVSVAEQVLTLVELGKTKNPYLSPSEAIRFSKGYLGWQGKALMKRISGTPYQIHGPCERGQAAPEVSPPTLPDAE; encoded by the coding sequence ATGAAGATCACGTCGCGCCCCCGGGTCATCATTCGCCGTTGCCCCACCTACGACGTCGAGCAGATCCGCCGGATCATTCAGGAGGGGCTCGAGGAGCTGGATCTCCGGCCGCACGGCCGCACGCTGGTCAAGCCGAACTGCGTGGCGTCGGGCCCGTCGTTCCCGCACGCGTACACGCGGCCTGAGTTCTTGGAGGGCGTGCTGCGCGCCTTGCAGGACCGGGACGACGGCCGCGTCCGGGAGCTCGCCCTGGGCGAGCGTTGCGGCATCACCCTCCCCACGCGCACGACGTTCGAGGGCGCGGAGTACTACCCGATGCTCAAGCGCACGGGCGTGAAGCACTACCACTTCGAGGAGGAGCCGCAGGTCGAGATCCGGCTCACCCACAAGGAGCGGCTGCGCGACTACGTCTTCACGCCCGAGCCCGTCGCGAAGGCCGACTTCTTCGTCAACTGCCCCAAGTTCAAGAGCCACCCCTGGACCACCGTGACGTTCTCCATGAAGAACTACATCGGCATCCAGGACGATCGGCACCGCCTCATCGACCACGACCACCGGCTCGACGAGAAGATCGCGGACCTGCAGTACATCGTTCAGCCGCAGTTCATCGCGATCGACGCGATCGTGGCCGGCGAAGGCCGGATGCTCACGCCCATCCCGCGCAAGCTCGGGCTCATCATCATGGGCAACTCGCAGGCCGCGTTCGACGCGCTCTGCTGCAACATCATCGGCGTCGATCCGTACACGGTCGACCACCTCCGCCTCGCCTCCGAGCGTGGCTTCGGCTCGCTCGACCTCAGCTCGATGGACATCAGCGGCGACGTGACGCTCGAAGAAGCGCAGGCGATGGCCAAGGGCTTCAAGGTGGGCCTCGTGCGCGTCGAGAAGTACTTCGAGGGCTCGCACATCACGGCGTACGCCGGCCCGCCGCCGGAGCCGGAGCGCACGGACTACTGCTGGGGCGGCTGTCCGGGCGCGCTCGAAGAGGCCATCGAGATCCTTCGTCTCTACGACGATCAGTGCGACGAGAAGATGCCGCGCATGCACATCGTCTTCGGGGCCTACGAAGGGAAGATCGACGCGAAGCCGGGCGAGCGTGTCGTGTTCATCGGCGACTGCGCGACGTGGTCGGGGGATCTCCACGGCCGCCTCGTGCGCGTCGAGAGCCTCTACAAAGACCGCGCGGAGAAGGACCCGTACCACGCCAAGCACGACGACATCTTCGCGAAGATGGTCCACGTGATCCGCAAGTTCGCGACCAGCGATCCGACCGAGCCGCTGCGCCTCGAAGGTTGCCCCGTCAGCGTGGCCGAGCAGGTGCTCACGCTCGTCGAGCTCGGCAAGACGAAGAACCCGTACCTCTCGCCCTCCGAGGCCATACGCTTCAGCAAGGGCTACCTCGGTTGGCAAGGCAAGGCGCTCATGAAGCGCATCTCGGGCACGCCCTACCAGATCCACGGCCCCTGCGAGCGCGGGCAAGCCGCACCCGAGGTCTCTCCGCCTACGCTTCCGGACGCAGAATAA
- the smpB gene encoding SsrA-binding protein SmpB produces the protein MSGKEASDEKLIVRNRRAGFEYELGERFEAGLVLIGSEVKMLRDGKADLSDAWCTITNGEAFLHGMLIPEMPGAAFGHVAKRTRKLLLHDTEIDQIRKAVEREGMTVAATRLYFKKGRAKVELALAKGKKQADKRETVKQREAEREARAAMGRGRRGE, from the coding sequence GTGAGCGGGAAAGAAGCGAGCGACGAGAAGCTCATCGTGCGAAACCGGAGGGCCGGCTTCGAGTACGAGCTCGGCGAGCGCTTCGAAGCCGGCCTCGTGCTCATCGGCAGCGAGGTCAAGATGCTGCGCGACGGAAAGGCCGACCTCTCCGACGCGTGGTGCACGATCACGAACGGCGAGGCATTCCTGCACGGCATGCTGATCCCGGAGATGCCGGGCGCCGCGTTCGGACACGTCGCGAAGCGGACGCGCAAGCTCCTCTTGCACGACACGGAGATCGATCAGATCCGCAAGGCCGTGGAGCGCGAGGGCATGACGGTCGCCGCCACGCGGCTCTACTTCAAGAAGGGTCGCGCGAAGGTCGAGCTCGCGCTGGCGAAGGGCAAGAAGCAGGCGGACAAACGCGAGACGGTCAAGCAACGCGAGGCCGAGCGTGAAGCCCGTGCCGCGATGGGCCGGGGCCGCCGGGGGGAGTGA
- the uvrA gene encoding excinuclease ABC subunit UvrA, which translates to MQPIRIRGARTHNLQGIDLELVPGQLVCFTGVSGAGKSSLALDTLYSEGQRRFVESFSPYARQFLERLERPPIDELDPVAAGVAVDRRAPVKSSRSTVATMADLEPYLSAVFAREATPVCPTCQIPATRVDAVTAASKAVESHDGATALVTYRVPVTGTEELLDVRETLLEAGYRRLLVRGEVRDIDEVGPSDALGAGGGVEVIVDRVKIGARDARRLGSAIEEAWQRAEGGVALYVGASGANGAGRRVLVPRGLACPSCARSFDAARPGLFSYQSPIGACAGCRGFGRTIGVDWGKVIPDEDKTLEGGAIRPWTGSSTSWERKVLRKFCEKKGIPLDVPWKELTEAQRAQVLDGEGSFHGGKFPGVRAWFKWLETRTYKMHIRVLLARYRSYDPCATCDGKRLSPESLLYRVGGLDLASWHGLELREARALLDRLKATTGQGEIARKELAQRLSYLERVGLGYLTLDRQARTLSGGEAQRVTLTGALGTSLTGALFVLDEPTVGLHPSDVPPLIEAMRELAARGNVVVVIEHEPLVIRASDRVVELGPGAGKQGGRVVFDGAPTELARRADLPTGRALARGAASVASADERPAPRGSISIVGARANNLKDVSVRMPLGQVVCVTGASGSGKSTLVEDVLYRALARARGYKDIEPAGAHKKIEGTSGIKIVTLVDQAPLGRTSRGNPATYTSAWNRIRQKFAAEPEAGARQLTAGHFSFNVALGRCESCAGEGAETIEMQFLADVSLTCPVCQGKRFRDEVLQVKVDGRSVADVLALSIDEALEVFAREPAIVRALGPLARLGLGYLALGQPLSTLSGGEAQRLKLARALGERTAGALFLLDEPSAGLHAEEVLLLNQALRDLVRGGGSVIVVDHDLDVIAAADWVVDLGPSAGSDGGQIVAEGTPEEVARTNTRTGHALATHLAKPSSSPSSSRRKGKANGDASRRGSSAYPPAPSAIEIVHAREHNLAEVCTSIPHGQIVVVTGPSGSGKSTLAFDVVFAEGQRRFLETLTPYARQFLPSMPRPDVDRVTGVPPAIALEQRTTRSGSNSTVATVTEIAHYLRLLFAKVGEPHCPTCDVPITARAPDEVYRALLATRGARTLLAPAVVARKGTYLDVFTAAARAGITDAIVDGTRVSTDDPPRLDKRREHSIDLVMHEGKLDGLDRATFDRALTFGRGSLKLVNSRGQEELLSTTRTCPRCGAGVPELDPRWFSFNTKQGRCEACEGTGVLGGSEDADLTDASNEPCTACGGSRLAPVPRSVRLAGDRYHEATARSVSEAVRWAKALRFDGERALIAEAPHRELARRLAFVEEVGLGYLALDRRAATLSGGEMQRLRLAAQLGSGLTGALYVLDEPTIGLHPRDTHRLLDNLRKLAGMGSTVLMVEHDADTIRAADYLIDLGPSGGRGGGRIVAQGTPSEVLRTANSPTAKALSGERALASARVRLGPADAFLEIEGARAHNLRVDALRVPLGRMTVVAGVSGSGKSTLVRHVLYPAVRRALGLAGPDPGPHDKLHLPPSLARAVAVDQSPIGRTPRSIPATFLGVWDEVRKLFAATPDAKMRGYDPARFSFNTAKGGRCETCEGQGVISHEMSFLPDVVTTCEACGGTRFEPATLDVRYLGMSIGDVLLRTAEEAAELFAAHPKIREPLATMCDLGVGYLRLGQGSHTLSGGEAQRLKLADELCSGTRAKPTLYVLDEPTTGLHLSDVARLVAVLDRLVQRGHSLLIIEHHPAVIAAADHVIELGPEGGKGGGRVVAEGSPEVVARRATATGRVLRALFERPASDMALAAEA; encoded by the coding sequence ATGCAACCCATCCGCATCCGCGGCGCGCGTACCCACAACCTCCAGGGGATCGACCTCGAGCTCGTCCCCGGGCAGCTCGTTTGCTTCACGGGCGTGTCCGGTGCCGGAAAGTCCTCCCTCGCGCTCGATACGCTCTACTCGGAAGGACAACGGCGCTTCGTCGAGAGCTTCAGCCCCTACGCGCGGCAGTTCCTGGAGCGGCTCGAACGGCCGCCCATCGACGAGCTCGATCCGGTCGCCGCGGGCGTGGCCGTCGATCGCCGCGCGCCCGTGAAGAGCTCGCGCTCCACGGTGGCCACGATGGCCGACCTCGAGCCGTACCTGTCGGCCGTGTTCGCCCGCGAGGCGACGCCCGTGTGCCCGACGTGCCAGATCCCGGCGACGCGCGTCGACGCGGTGACGGCCGCGTCGAAGGCCGTCGAGAGCCACGACGGCGCGACCGCGCTCGTGACGTACCGCGTGCCCGTGACCGGCACCGAGGAGCTGCTCGACGTGCGCGAGACGCTGCTCGAAGCGGGCTACCGGCGTCTGCTCGTGCGCGGCGAGGTGCGCGACATCGACGAGGTCGGCCCGAGCGACGCGCTCGGCGCAGGTGGTGGGGTCGAGGTGATCGTCGATCGCGTGAAGATCGGCGCGCGCGACGCGCGGCGCCTCGGTTCGGCCATCGAGGAGGCGTGGCAACGGGCCGAGGGCGGCGTGGCCTTGTACGTGGGCGCGTCGGGCGCGAATGGGGCGGGTCGGCGTGTGCTCGTGCCGCGTGGGCTCGCCTGCCCGTCGTGCGCGCGGAGCTTCGACGCCGCGCGGCCGGGCCTGTTCTCCTACCAGTCGCCGATCGGCGCGTGCGCCGGATGCCGGGGGTTTGGCCGGACGATCGGCGTCGACTGGGGCAAGGTCATCCCCGACGAGGACAAGACCCTCGAAGGCGGCGCGATCCGGCCGTGGACGGGGTCGAGCACGTCGTGGGAGCGGAAGGTTCTTCGGAAGTTCTGCGAGAAGAAGGGAATCCCGCTCGACGTGCCGTGGAAGGAGCTCACCGAGGCGCAGCGCGCGCAGGTGCTCGACGGCGAGGGCAGCTTCCACGGCGGCAAGTTCCCGGGCGTGCGCGCGTGGTTCAAGTGGCTGGAGACGCGCACGTACAAGATGCACATCCGCGTGCTGCTCGCGCGGTACCGCTCCTACGATCCATGCGCGACCTGCGACGGCAAGCGCCTGTCGCCCGAGTCCTTGCTCTACCGCGTGGGCGGGCTCGATCTCGCGAGCTGGCACGGGCTCGAATTGCGCGAGGCGCGCGCACTCCTGGATCGGTTGAAGGCGACGACGGGGCAGGGTGAGATCGCGCGGAAGGAGCTCGCGCAGCGGCTCTCGTACCTGGAGCGCGTGGGGCTCGGGTACCTGACGCTCGATCGGCAAGCGCGCACGCTCTCGGGCGGCGAGGCGCAACGCGTGACGCTGACGGGCGCGCTCGGGACGTCGCTGACGGGCGCGCTCTTCGTGCTCGACGAGCCGACGGTGGGGCTGCATCCGAGTGACGTGCCGCCGCTCATCGAGGCGATGCGCGAGCTCGCGGCGCGCGGAAACGTGGTGGTCGTCATCGAGCACGAGCCGCTCGTGATCCGGGCCTCGGATCGCGTGGTCGAGCTCGGGCCCGGCGCGGGCAAACAAGGCGGGCGCGTGGTGTTCGACGGCGCGCCGACGGAGCTCGCGCGGCGGGCCGATCTGCCAACGGGGCGCGCCCTCGCGCGAGGCGCGGCGAGTGTTGCTTCGGCGGACGAGCGGCCTGCACCACGCGGATCGATCTCCATCGTGGGCGCGCGCGCGAATAATTTGAAGGACGTCAGCGTGCGCATGCCGCTCGGGCAGGTCGTGTGCGTGACGGGCGCGAGTGGCTCGGGCAAGAGCACGCTCGTGGAGGACGTGCTCTACCGCGCCCTCGCGCGGGCCCGCGGCTACAAGGACATCGAGCCCGCGGGCGCGCACAAAAAGATTGAAGGCACGAGCGGGATCAAGATCGTCACGCTCGTCGATCAAGCGCCGCTCGGGCGCACCTCGCGTGGCAACCCCGCGACGTACACGAGCGCGTGGAACCGCATCCGCCAGAAGTTCGCCGCGGAGCCCGAGGCCGGGGCGCGGCAGCTCACGGCGGGGCACTTCTCGTTCAACGTGGCGCTCGGTCGGTGCGAGTCGTGCGCAGGGGAGGGCGCCGAGACGATCGAGATGCAGTTCCTCGCCGACGTTTCATTGACCTGCCCAGTTTGTCAAGGAAAACGTTTCCGTGACGAGGTGCTCCAGGTCAAGGTCGACGGCCGCTCCGTGGCCGACGTGCTCGCGCTGTCGATCGACGAGGCGCTCGAGGTCTTTGCGCGCGAGCCGGCGATCGTGCGCGCGCTCGGGCCGCTTGCGCGCCTCGGCCTCGGGTACCTCGCGCTAGGCCAGCCCCTCTCGACGCTCTCCGGCGGCGAGGCGCAGCGGCTCAAGCTCGCGCGCGCCCTCGGCGAACGGACGGCGGGCGCGCTCTTCCTGCTCGACGAGCCGAGCGCGGGCCTGCACGCAGAAGAGGTGCTGCTGCTCAACCAGGCCCTGCGGGACCTGGTGCGCGGCGGCGGGAGCGTCATCGTCGTCGATCACGATCTCGACGTGATCGCGGCCGCCGACTGGGTCGTGGATCTTGGCCCCAGCGCGGGCAGCGACGGCGGGCAGATCGTCGCCGAGGGGACACCCGAGGAGGTCGCGCGCACGAACACGCGCACGGGACACGCGCTCGCGACGCACCTCGCGAAACCCTCGTCGTCGCCCTCGTCGTCACGCCGAAAGGGAAAGGCGAACGGAGATGCGTCGCGCCGCGGATCGTCGGCCTATCCGCCCGCGCCGTCGGCGATCGAGATCGTCCACGCGCGCGAGCACAACCTCGCCGAGGTCTGCACGTCGATCCCGCATGGCCAGATCGTCGTCGTCACGGGGCCGAGCGGCTCGGGCAAGAGCACGCTCGCGTTCGATGTCGTCTTCGCCGAGGGGCAGCGGCGCTTTCTGGAGACGCTCACGCCGTACGCGCGTCAGTTCCTCCCGTCGATGCCGCGTCCCGATGTCGATCGTGTGACGGGCGTGCCGCCTGCAATCGCGCTCGAACAGCGCACGACGCGCTCGGGGTCGAACTCGACGGTCGCGACCGTCACGGAGATCGCCCACTACCTGCGGCTTCTCTTCGCCAAGGTCGGCGAGCCGCACTGCCCGACGTGCGACGTCCCCATCACCGCGCGCGCGCCCGACGAGGTGTATCGCGCGCTGCTCGCCACGCGGGGCGCGCGCACGTTGCTCGCGCCCGCGGTCGTCGCGCGCAAGGGCACGTACCTCGACGTCTTCACGGCGGCGGCGCGCGCGGGCATCACGGACGCGATCGTCGACGGCACGCGGGTGAGCACAGATGATCCGCCGCGGCTCGACAAACGGCGCGAGCACTCGATCGATCTCGTGATGCACGAGGGCAAACTCGACGGCCTCGATCGCGCCACGTTCGACCGCGCGCTCACCTTCGGCAGGGGCTCGCTCAAGCTCGTCAATTCGCGGGGCCAGGAAGAGCTCCTCTCCACCACGCGCACCTGCCCTCGCTGCGGCGCGGGCGTCCCCGAGCTCGATCCGCGCTGGTTCTCGTTCAACACCAAGCAAGGCCGCTGCGAGGCCTGCGAGGGGACGGGCGTGCTCGGCGGGAGCGAGGACGCCGATCTCACGGATGCCTCGAACGAGCCGTGCACGGCCTGCGGCGGTTCGCGCCTCGCGCCCGTCCCGCGCTCGGTGCGCCTCGCGGGAGACCGATACCACGAGGCGACCGCGCGCTCGGTGTCCGAGGCCGTGCGCTGGGCGAAGGCGCTCCGCTTCGACGGAGAGCGCGCGCTCATTGCAGAGGCGCCGCACCGCGAGCTCGCGCGGCGGCTCGCGTTCGTCGAGGAGGTCGGGCTCGGCTACCTCGCGCTCGATCGCCGCGCCGCCACGCTCTCCGGCGGCGAGATGCAGCGGCTCCGGCTCGCCGCGCAGCTCGGCAGCGGGCTCACGGGCGCACTCTACGTGCTCGACGAGCCCACGATCGGCTTGCACCCGCGCGACACGCATCGGCTGCTCGACAACCTGCGCAAGCTCGCCGGCATGGGCAGCACCGTGCTCATGGTCGAGCACGACGCGGACACGATCCGCGCCGCCGATTACCTCATCGATCTCGGTCCCTCCGGGGGTCGCGGCGGCGGCCGCATCGTGGCCCAGGGGACGCCCTCGGAGGTGCTACGCACGGCAAACTCGCCCACCGCGAAGGCCCTCTCCGGGGAGCGCGCGCTCGCCTCGGCCCGCGTGCGACTCGGCCCTGCCGACGCGTTCCTCGAGATCGAGGGCGCGCGCGCCCACAACCTGCGCGTGGATGCGCTGCGTGTTCCGCTCGGACGCATGACCGTCGTCGCAGGTGTCTCCGGGTCCGGCAAGAGCACGCTCGTCCGGCACGTGCTTTATCCAGCGGTGCGGCGCGCCCTCGGCCTCGCGGGACCCGATCCCGGTCCGCACGACAAGCTCCACCTGCCGCCTTCGCTCGCGCGCGCCGTCGCCGTGGATCAATCCCCCATCGGCCGCACGCCGCGATCCATCCCCGCCACCTTCCTCGGCGTATGGGACGAGGTCCGCAAGCTCTTCGCCGCGACGCCCGACGCGAAGATGCGCGGCTACGATCCCGCGCGGTTCTCGTTCAACACGGCGAAGGGCGGTCGTTGCGAGACGTGCGAAGGGCAGGGGGTCATCTCGCACGAGATGTCTTTCTTGCCCGACGTCGTGACGACCTGCGAGGCTTGCGGCGGAACACGTTTCGAGCCAGCCACGCTCGACGTACGTTACCTCGGCATGTCGATCGGCGATGTCCTGCTCCGTACGGCCGAGGAGGCGGCCGAGCTCTTCGCGGCGCACCCGAAGATCCGCGAGCCGCTCGCCACGATGTGTGATCTCGGTGTGGGGTATCTGCGGCTCGGCCAGGGCTCGCACACGCTCTCGGGCGGCGAGGCGCAACGGCTCAAGCTGGCGGACGAGCTCTGCAGCGGCACGCGCGCCAAGCCCACGCTCTACGTGCTCGACGAGCCCACCACAGGCCTGCACCTCTCCGATGTCGCGCGCCTCGTGGCCGTCCTCGATCGCCTCGTGCAGCGTGGCCACTCGCTCCTGATCATCGAGCATCACCCCGCCGTGATCGCGGCCGCAGATCACGTGATCGAGCTCGGGCCCGAGGGCGGCAAGGGCGGTGGTCGTGTCGTGGCCGAAGGATCCCCCGAGGTCGTGGCGCGGCGCGCGACTGCGACTGGACGTGTCCTCCGCGCTCTCTTCGAGAGGCCCGCGTCGGACATGGCCCTTGCGGCGGAGGCTTGA